The following coding sequences lie in one Aquabacterium olei genomic window:
- a CDS encoding Tex family protein, with the protein MDKILMQLAAELKVRPAQVNAAIELLDGGATVPFIARYRKEATDGLDDTQLRDLEARLAYLRELEDRRAAVLKSIEEQGKLTPELRAAIEAVPTKQELEDLYLPYKPKRRTKGMIAREAGIEPLADKLFADPTLDPHTEAQAFVNADAGFADVFAVLDGVRDILSERWAEDALLIGKMRDWLWAEGLFKSKLMDGKDEHNPDVAKFRDYFDYDEPIRTVPSHRALAVFRGRTQEILDAKLVVDEEVVPGKPTLAEGRIALHLGWSHSKRPADDLIRKCVAWTWKVKLSLSLERDLFARLREAAEATAIKVFAENLRDLLLAAPAGKRVVMGLDPGIRTGVKVAVVSDTGKVLDTSTVYPHEPRKDWEGSIHTLGRLCAAHGVNLIAIGNGTASRETDKLAGDLIKRIQQMAPGTPIEKVVVSEAGASVYSASEFASKELPELDVSLRGAVSIARRLQDPLAELVKIDPKSIGVGQYQHDVNQSELARTLDAVVEDCVNGVGVDLNTASAPLLARVSGLSGTVANSIVRWRDTHGAFRNRKQLLDVAGLGPKTFEQAAGFLRIREGDNPLDISGVHPETYPVVEKMMAHTGKSIQELIGKSDVLRTLKPELFADERFGVITVKDILAELEKPGRDPRPDFKVARFNDGVEDIKDLQEGMVLEGTVSNVAQFGAFVDLGVHQDGLVHVSQLSNKFVSDAREIVKTGDIVKVKVLEVDLARSRISLTMKLDAPTGQKAAGAGRDNSFRPAARNERQGGQRGTPQASGQSAMAAAFAKLQTKR; encoded by the coding sequence TTGGACAAGATCCTGATGCAACTGGCCGCCGAACTGAAGGTTCGGCCCGCCCAGGTCAATGCCGCCATCGAACTGCTGGACGGGGGCGCCACCGTGCCCTTCATCGCCCGCTATCGCAAGGAGGCCACCGATGGCCTGGACGACACGCAACTGCGCGATCTGGAGGCCCGACTGGCCTACCTGCGCGAGCTGGAAGACCGCCGCGCCGCGGTGCTCAAGAGCATCGAGGAGCAGGGCAAGCTGACGCCCGAGTTGCGCGCCGCCATCGAGGCCGTGCCGACCAAGCAGGAGCTGGAAGACCTGTACCTGCCTTACAAGCCCAAGCGCCGCACCAAGGGCATGATCGCCCGCGAGGCGGGCATCGAGCCGCTGGCCGACAAGCTGTTTGCCGACCCGACGCTCGACCCGCACACCGAGGCGCAGGCCTTCGTGAACGCGGACGCCGGCTTTGCTGATGTGTTTGCCGTGCTTGACGGCGTGCGCGACATCCTGTCTGAGCGCTGGGCCGAAGACGCCCTGCTGATCGGCAAGATGCGGGACTGGCTGTGGGCTGAAGGCCTGTTCAAGTCCAAGCTCATGGACGGCAAGGACGAGCACAACCCCGACGTGGCGAAGTTCCGCGACTACTTCGACTACGACGAGCCGATCCGCACGGTGCCGTCCCACCGCGCGCTGGCCGTGTTCCGCGGCCGCACGCAGGAAATCCTGGATGCCAAGCTGGTGGTGGACGAAGAGGTGGTGCCCGGCAAGCCGACGCTGGCCGAAGGCCGCATTGCGCTGCACCTCGGTTGGAGCCACAGCAAGCGCCCGGCCGACGACCTGATCCGCAAGTGCGTGGCCTGGACGTGGAAGGTGAAGCTCAGCCTGAGCCTCGAGCGTGACCTGTTTGCCCGCCTGCGCGAGGCCGCCGAGGCGACCGCGATCAAGGTGTTTGCCGAGAACCTGCGTGACCTGCTGCTGGCCGCGCCGGCCGGCAAACGGGTGGTGATGGGGCTGGACCCTGGCATCCGCACCGGCGTGAAGGTGGCCGTGGTGAGCGACACCGGCAAGGTGCTGGACACGTCGACCGTTTACCCGCACGAGCCCCGCAAGGACTGGGAAGGTTCGATCCACACGCTGGGGCGCCTGTGTGCGGCGCACGGCGTGAACCTGATCGCCATTGGCAACGGCACGGCCAGCCGCGAGACCGACAAGCTGGCCGGCGACCTGATCAAGCGCATCCAGCAGATGGCGCCGGGCACGCCGATCGAGAAGGTGGTGGTGAGCGAGGCGGGCGCGTCGGTGTACTCGGCCTCGGAGTTCGCCAGCAAGGAACTGCCGGAACTCGACGTGAGCCTGCGTGGCGCGGTGTCGATCGCTCGCCGCCTGCAAGACCCATTGGCCGAACTGGTGAAGATCGATCCGAAGAGCATCGGCGTCGGCCAGTACCAGCATGACGTGAACCAGAGCGAGCTGGCTCGCACCCTGGACGCCGTGGTGGAGGATTGTGTGAACGGCGTGGGTGTCGACCTGAACACCGCCTCGGCACCGCTGCTGGCGCGGGTGTCGGGCCTGAGCGGCACCGTGGCCAACAGCATCGTGCGCTGGCGCGACACGCATGGCGCCTTCCGCAACCGCAAGCAGCTGCTGGACGTGGCGGGCCTGGGGCCCAAGACCTTCGAGCAGGCCGCCGGCTTTTTGCGCATCCGCGAGGGCGACAACCCGCTGGACATTTCCGGCGTGCACCCCGAGACCTATCCCGTGGTCGAGAAGATGATGGCGCACACGGGCAAGTCCATCCAGGAACTGATCGGCAAGAGCGACGTGCTGCGCACGCTCAAGCCCGAGCTGTTTGCCGATGAGCGCTTTGGCGTGATCACGGTGAAGGACATCCTCGCTGAACTCGAAAAGCCCGGCCGTGATCCGCGCCCGGACTTCAAGGTTGCGCGCTTCAACGACGGCGTGGAAGACATCAAGGACCTGCAGGAAGGCATGGTGCTGGAGGGCACGGTGTCGAACGTGGCGCAGTTCGGGGCGTTTGTCGACCTGGGCGTGCACCAGGACGGCCTGGTCCACGTGAGCCAGTTGTCGAACAAGTTTGTCAGCGATGCCCGCGAGATCGTGAAGACCGGCGACATCGTCAAGGTGAAGGTGCTGGAGGTGGACCTGGCACGCAGCCGCATCTCGCTGACGATGAAGCTGGACGCGCCGACCGGCCAGAAGGCCGCCGGGGCAGGGCGGGACAACAGCTTCCGACCCGCGGCACGCAACGAGCGCCAGGGCGGCCAGCGGGGGACTCCGCAGGCTTCCGGCCAGTCGGCCATGGCAGCGGCGTTTGCCAAGCTGCAGACCAAGCGCTGA
- a CDS encoding quinone-dependent dihydroorotate dehydrogenase gives MALIPYSLPKSLLFSMDPEAAHDLTIGALARFQNTPLACLWAARRVEDPVDVAGLRFPNRIGMAAGLDKNGRVIDGLGAMGFGFVEVGTVTPKGQPGNPKPRMFRLPQANALINRLGFNNEGLDSFLANVRKARFRESGGILGLNIGKNAVTPIENAVEDYLICLEGVFPHADYVTVNISSPNTKNLRALQSDEALDALLGQLQERRQQLITRHGRSVPMFVKIAPDLDEAQVAVVATTLQKNGIDGVIATNTTISREAVMGLPHADETGGLSGAPVLEASNQVIRQLRAALGPRFPIIGVGGVMSAADARAKRDAGADLVQIYTGLIYKGPQLVEDCARALKRG, from the coding sequence ATGGCCCTGATTCCCTACTCCCTGCCGAAGTCCCTGCTGTTCTCGATGGACCCCGAAGCCGCCCACGATCTGACGATCGGCGCCCTGGCCCGGTTCCAGAACACGCCGCTGGCCTGCCTGTGGGCTGCTCGCCGCGTCGAGGACCCGGTCGACGTGGCCGGTCTGCGCTTTCCCAACCGCATCGGCATGGCCGCCGGCCTGGACAAGAACGGCCGCGTGATCGACGGCCTGGGCGCCATGGGTTTCGGCTTCGTGGAAGTGGGCACCGTCACGCCCAAGGGCCAGCCGGGCAACCCCAAGCCGCGCATGTTCCGCCTGCCGCAGGCCAACGCCCTCATCAACCGGCTCGGCTTCAACAACGAAGGCCTGGATTCGTTCCTGGCCAACGTGCGCAAAGCCCGCTTCCGTGAGAGCGGGGGCATCCTGGGCCTGAACATCGGCAAGAACGCGGTGACCCCCATCGAGAACGCGGTCGAGGACTACCTGATCTGCCTGGAAGGCGTCTTCCCGCACGCCGACTACGTGACGGTGAACATCTCCAGCCCGAACACCAAGAACCTGCGTGCGCTGCAGAGCGACGAGGCGCTGGACGCGCTGCTGGGGCAATTGCAGGAGCGGCGCCAGCAGCTGATCACGCGGCATGGTCGCAGCGTGCCGATGTTCGTGAAGATTGCCCCCGACCTCGACGAGGCCCAGGTGGCGGTCGTGGCCACCACGCTGCAGAAGAACGGCATCGACGGGGTGATCGCCACCAACACCACCATCTCGCGCGAAGCCGTGATGGGCCTGCCCCACGCCGACGAAACTGGCGGCCTGAGTGGCGCGCCGGTGTTGGAAGCCAGCAACCAGGTGATCCGCCAGCTGCGCGCGGCGCTCGGCCCGCGCTTTCCCATCATCGGGGTGGGCGGTGTCATGTCGGCGGCAGACGCACGCGCCAAGCGTGACGCCGGCGCCGACCTGGTGCAGATCTACACCGGCCTGATCTACAAGGGCCCCCAGCTCGTGGAAGACTGCGCCCGAGCGCTCAAGCGGGGCTGA
- a CDS encoding serine/threonine protein kinase: MALAPPSAQPASRQFGRFELHQMVGRSLASSTWLARDPRLQHEILLCVPRARPATATERDTWTQDALMAARLKHPRLVDVLEVGAHDGWPFVACERPKGAMTLAERLQSGPALAVLEVAHWMADVVEGLAYAHEAGVAHFDIGLHNVLVEPSGHAGLFGLSVGLAAAAPGAPTKAQWSRSQVRVAAERDVLMCGLLMHRLLAGHPALDDADMGSAAGRVGPEIVRLPWTTPSPVPDTLRAIVNRATDRQQRQRYLNARTLLSALQGWIKTNSQDAAGPLALLLDRLNSVGSLPARPGTDRSLQTALGGMDGLRVDDLVDVVARNPALAWELLRAVNNAVYRGRSADEGVGTLSRAIVLLGQQGLRRVGGTVRTWPGALQAQASLQENWQAIDALKVALRQASLAGHMARLLRPFNVSDEEAFMAACSQKLGWLLILYHFPDEAAQVTRLMQPGPPPEAGAAPTPGMTQDAATSAVLGINLDDLTGEVMRHWGLHDRLVQAARPLPRGALVRRPSGPDETLRTVASLANELADARQLPGPRGATALHQAATRYARALDVTAKECQQVLEQSDRLVDAGLPTASVSPA, encoded by the coding sequence ATGGCCCTAGCCCCGCCCTCAGCCCAGCCGGCGTCACGCCAGTTTGGCCGTTTCGAGTTGCACCAGATGGTGGGGCGCAGCCTGGCTTCGAGCACGTGGCTGGCCCGTGATCCCCGGCTGCAACACGAGATCCTGCTGTGCGTGCCCCGTGCGCGCCCCGCCACGGCCACCGAGCGGGACACCTGGACGCAGGACGCCCTGATGGCCGCCCGGCTGAAGCACCCCCGTCTGGTCGATGTGCTGGAAGTGGGGGCGCATGACGGCTGGCCGTTCGTGGCGTGCGAGCGGCCCAAAGGCGCGATGACCCTAGCCGAGCGGCTTCAGTCCGGACCGGCGCTGGCCGTGCTGGAGGTCGCGCACTGGATGGCCGATGTGGTCGAGGGGCTGGCGTACGCCCATGAGGCCGGGGTGGCGCATTTCGACATCGGGCTGCACAACGTGCTGGTCGAGCCGTCCGGTCATGCCGGCCTGTTCGGTCTGTCGGTCGGTCTGGCGGCCGCGGCGCCGGGCGCGCCGACCAAGGCGCAGTGGAGTCGCAGCCAAGTGCGGGTGGCCGCAGAGCGCGATGTGCTGATGTGCGGGCTGCTGATGCACCGCCTGCTGGCCGGCCATCCGGCGCTGGACGATGCCGACATGGGCAGTGCAGCGGGGCGGGTCGGCCCCGAGATTGTCCGCCTGCCTTGGACCACGCCGAGCCCGGTGCCGGACACCTTGCGCGCCATCGTGAACCGCGCGACCGACCGCCAGCAGCGCCAGCGCTATCTGAACGCCCGCACGCTGCTGAGCGCCCTCCAGGGCTGGATCAAGACCAATTCACAGGACGCTGCCGGCCCGCTGGCCTTGCTGCTGGACCGCCTGAACAGCGTGGGCAGCCTGCCGGCTCGCCCGGGGACCGACCGCAGCCTCCAGACGGCGCTGGGCGGTATGGACGGGTTGCGTGTCGACGATCTGGTCGACGTGGTGGCGCGCAATCCCGCGCTGGCGTGGGAACTGCTGCGGGCCGTGAACAACGCGGTGTACCGCGGGCGCAGTGCAGACGAGGGCGTGGGCACCTTGTCCCGTGCCATTGTGCTGCTGGGTCAGCAGGGGCTTCGCCGCGTGGGCGGCACCGTGCGCACGTGGCCCGGTGCCCTGCAGGCCCAGGCCAGCCTGCAGGAAAACTGGCAGGCGATCGATGCACTGAAAGTCGCCCTGCGCCAGGCGAGCCTGGCAGGCCACATGGCCAGGCTGCTGCGCCCCTTCAACGTGAGCGACGAGGAAGCCTTCATGGCCGCCTGCTCGCAGAAGCTGGGCTGGCTGCTGATTCTGTACCACTTCCCGGACGAGGCGGCCCAGGTGACGCGCCTGATGCAGCCGGGGCCACCACCTGAGGCCGGGGCGGCTCCCACGCCTGGCATGACGCAGGACGCAGCCACCAGCGCCGTGCTGGGCATCAATCTGGATGACCTGACGGGCGAGGTGATGCGCCATTGGGGCCTGCACGACCGGCTGGTTCAGGCTGCCCGGCCGCTGCCGCGGGGGGCGCTGGTGCGCCGACCGAGCGGCCCCGACGAGACGCTGAGGACCGTGGCCAGCCTGGCGAACGAGCTCGCCGATGCCCGGCAGTTACCCGGACCGCGCGGTGCGACGGCATTGCATCAGGCTGCCACCCGGTACGCGCGGGCGCTGGACGTGACGGCCAAGGAGTGCCAGCAGGTGCTCGAGCAGTCCGATCGGCTGGTGGATGCCGGTCTGCCGACGGCGTCGGTCAGCCCCGCTTGA
- the trxA gene encoding thioredoxin TrxA — protein MSSDLIKHITDASFDADVLQSAQPVLVDYWAEWCGPCKMIAPILDEVAKDYSGRLNVAKMNVDQNREVPAKFGIRGIPTLMIFKNGQLAATKVGALSKAQLTAFIDGNL, from the coding sequence ATGAGCAGCGACCTGATCAAACACATTACCGACGCCTCTTTTGACGCCGACGTCCTGCAATCCGCCCAGCCCGTGCTGGTCGATTACTGGGCCGAATGGTGCGGCCCCTGCAAGATGATCGCCCCCATCCTGGACGAGGTTGCCAAGGACTACAGCGGTCGCCTCAACGTCGCCAAGATGAACGTCGACCAGAACCGCGAAGTGCCCGCCAAGTTCGGCATCCGCGGCATCCCGACGCTGATGATCTTCAAGAACGGTCAACTGGCCGCCACCAAGGTGGGCGCTCTGTCGAAGGCCCAACTGACGGCCTTCATCGACGGCAACCTCTGA
- the rho gene encoding transcription termination factor Rho — MHLSELKALHISKLVEMAEALEIENVSRMRKQELMFAIMKKRAKAGEQVFGDGVLEVLPDGFGFLRSLDASFLASTDDIYLSPSQVRRFNLHTGDMIEGEVRVPKDGERYFALVKVDTVNGLPAEVNKNKILFENLTPLFPEEQFKLERENGKGDDNVTSRIIDLIAPIGKGQRALLVAPPKSGKTVMMKNLAHAMVANHPDVHLIVLLVDERPEEVTEMQRTVRGEVISSTFDEPAQRHVQVAEMVIERAKRLVEMKKDVVILLDSITRLARAYNNVLPSSGKVLTGGVDANALQRPKRFFGAARNVEEGGSLTIIGTALVDTGSRMDEVIYEEFKGTGNCEIHLDRRMAEKRVYPSILINKSGTRREELLLKPEILQKSWILRKLLYPMDEIEAMEFVLDKMRSTKNNHDFFDMMRRGG; from the coding sequence ATGCACCTGTCTGAACTGAAGGCCTTGCACATCTCCAAACTCGTGGAGATGGCCGAAGCCCTCGAAATCGAGAACGTCTCTCGCATGCGCAAGCAGGAGCTGATGTTCGCCATCATGAAGAAGCGCGCCAAGGCTGGCGAGCAGGTCTTCGGCGATGGTGTGCTCGAAGTGCTGCCTGACGGCTTCGGCTTCCTGCGCTCGCTCGACGCCAGCTTCCTGGCCAGCACCGACGACATCTACCTGTCGCCCAGCCAGGTGCGTCGCTTCAACCTGCACACCGGCGACATGATCGAAGGCGAAGTGCGCGTTCCGAAGGACGGTGAGCGCTACTTTGCCCTGGTCAAGGTCGACACCGTCAACGGGCTGCCCGCCGAGGTCAACAAGAACAAGATCCTGTTCGAGAACCTGACCCCGCTGTTCCCGGAAGAGCAGTTCAAGCTCGAGCGCGAAAACGGCAAGGGCGACGACAACGTCACCAGCCGCATCATCGACCTGATCGCCCCGATCGGCAAAGGCCAGCGCGCCCTGCTGGTTGCGCCGCCCAAGAGCGGCAAGACGGTGATGATGAAGAACCTGGCGCACGCCATGGTCGCCAACCACCCCGACGTGCACCTGATCGTGCTGCTGGTCGACGAACGCCCGGAAGAAGTGACCGAAATGCAGCGCACCGTGCGCGGCGAGGTCATCAGCTCCACGTTCGATGAGCCGGCCCAACGCCACGTGCAGGTCGCCGAGATGGTGATCGAGCGCGCCAAGCGCCTGGTCGAGATGAAGAAGGACGTCGTGATCCTGCTCGACTCCATCACCCGCCTGGCCCGCGCCTACAACAACGTGCTGCCCAGCTCCGGCAAGGTGCTGACCGGCGGCGTGGATGCCAACGCGCTGCAGCGCCCCAAGCGCTTCTTCGGCGCTGCGCGCAACGTCGAGGAAGGTGGCTCGCTCACCATCATCGGCACCGCGCTGGTCGACACCGGCAGCCGCATGGATGAGGTGATCTACGAAGAGTTCAAGGGCACCGGCAACTGCGAAATCCACCTGGATCGCCGCATGGCCGAAAAGCGCGTCTACCCTTCCATCCTGATCAACAAGTCCGGCACGCGCCGCGAAGAGCTGCTGCTCAAGCCCGAGATCCTGCAAAAGAGCTGGATTCTGCGCAAGCTGCTCTACCCGATGGACGAGATCGAGGCGATGGAGTTCGTGCTCGACAAGATGCGGTCCACCAAGAACAACCACGACTTCTTCGACATGATGCGACGTGGGGGTTGA
- a CDS encoding type B 50S ribosomal protein L31, with protein MPKQGIHPNYRDVVFVDQSNGFKFVTRSCAPTKETTTWEDGRELPLFKLETSSESHAFYTGTQKSVDSLGGRVEKFRNKFAHLKK; from the coding sequence ATGCCCAAGCAAGGTATCCATCCCAACTACCGTGACGTCGTCTTCGTGGACCAGTCCAACGGTTTCAAGTTCGTGACCCGTTCGTGCGCTCCTACCAAGGAAACCACCACCTGGGAAGACGGCCGCGAACTGCCCCTGTTCAAGCTGGAAACCTCCTCTGAATCGCACGCTTTCTACACCGGCACCCAGAAGTCGGTGGACTCGCTGGGCGGCCGCGTCGAGAAGTTCCGCAACAAGTTCGCTCACCTCAAGAAGTGA